A region from the Campylobacter concisus genome encodes:
- a CDS encoding cytochrome C, with amino-acid sequence MSKYKIYTIVALVLMTVCFTLPVLGWHGAKERIADGDELPSYTYGIYNLYSSFQYKNHLLSKDVASDLHKMIEQKAEIGTPSFPIWYVSLEAPNYPKSAFPDGIPVYFHVDGYSGDVHEMNTINHYIGMYPMEHGGNLERAIAPYYLLISTLCMLAFLYYNGKFNSLLMVPTIIAPVLFMSAFAGWLYWYGHNMQEWGAFKIKPFMPTVLGDGSVAQFTTHSYPSIGFWVMIAMSVFCILAVFSKKKELNA; translated from the coding sequence ATGAGTAAATATAAAATTTATACCATTGTTGCACTTGTCTTAATGACTGTTTGTTTTACTTTGCCTGTTCTTGGTTGGCACGGAGCAAAAGAGCGTATAGCTGATGGTGATGAACTGCCATCTTATACTTACGGTATCTATAATCTTTATAGCTCATTTCAGTATAAAAATCACCTTTTATCAAAAGATGTAGCAAGCGATCTTCATAAGATGATCGAACAAAAAGCAGAGATAGGCACACCATCTTTTCCTATCTGGTACGTCTCTCTTGAAGCTCCAAATTATCCAAAATCAGCCTTTCCTGATGGAATTCCTGTATATTTTCACGTAGATGGATATAGTGGTGACGTGCATGAGATGAATACGATAAATCACTACATCGGTATGTATCCTATGGAGCATGGCGGAAATTTAGAGCGAGCGATAGCACCTTATTATTTGCTTATTTCAACGCTTTGTATGCTTGCATTTTTGTATTACAATGGCAAATTTAACTCGCTTCTTATGGTTCCAACCATTATCGCGCCTGTGCTATTTATGAGCGCATTTGCAGGATGGCTTTACTGGTATGGACACAATATGCAAGAGTGGGGTGCATTTAAGATTAAACCATTTATGCCAACAGTTTTAGGCGATGGTAGCGTCGCGCAATTTACAACGCACTCTTATCCAAGTATCGGATTTTGGGTTATGATTGCTATGAGTGTATTTTGCATACTTGCAGTATTTTCAAAGAAAAAAGAGCTAAATGCGTAA